The genomic region AATTTTTAAGAATCACTCTTTCAGTTCATATTTCAACTTTTTCTCTTTCGATTTGAGTATTGGCTTTGAGAGGGCGGGGCTTGTGCTGCAGGGTTACAGTATTGGCAAGCCCCCCACCCCTTTTTTCCCCTTGCTTTTGGGAATTAAATATGCAGTTACCTGAGCCTGGGTTTCAGCGGTGCCTGTTCTGTCAGGTTTGCGCCCACGACAATCAACACATAAACAGCCATAAACACAGAGCTGCTGCTCAGCTGGAAGAGCACAGCTGCTGCTGTTTACCCTGAGCGGCCCAGTAAAACATCCTGTACCGTGCCGTCTTTGAGCCCGGCTGCTCTCCTTCAATAATAAACAGCACTGTAGTTCAGACCCAGACCCCACGCATGCTGGGCGACTCCTCTGCTACTCCTCAGCTAAATGCCAAAATCTTTAAAAGCTGGGCTGGAGAAActgaagaaaacacacacacacacacacacacacacacacacacacacacactttatgtaAATGACCAGCTGCTGATGTGTTCTGATAAAAGGCTTACTCATTTAACCACAACCATTGAATGTTTTTAGCAGGTCTGTGCTTTAAAAGTGTTGAAGCAAAAATTCTGGAAATTTGAATTATGAAtctaatgcacattaataattaatcTAAAATGGTAAATTCCACTTTTCAATGTTGATTAATGGAAGTAAAAAATGTTATGCTAGTGGATGTTTATGTCTGTAATTGTTTTAAGTTTTACGGTGTCAACTGTGGTTGAGTTAAATGATCACGTTTGCATGATCTACTGCCCTCACTATAGCGAAGGACAAACCAAGCCCATTAAATTATTTGGAATACATGCGTATCTCTATACTCTtgtttgtatactgttgttgtattttttattgcatGTTTATTGCATTGAAAGTGGTTCATTAATAAACCCGTTTCTCTGTGTACCACAGCAGTAGCATTCCACAGCCCGCCTGTGAAGATTAAGGAAGAGCCTCAGAGTCCCGGCTCAGACCCCAGCCAGTCTTGCAGTCACAAGCAAAGCTTCAGCTACCCCAATGGAGAGCAGTGCCTGTATGCCAGGTCAGTCAAAAGCCAGATGCGGTTCCTTGATGCCTCTCATCAGATGAAGATACTTTCATGGTGTGAGGTGGTTTCACCTTTAGCTCTGTGGACACAGAAATTagattcttaaaatacacatttcacaCTATAATGCAGGTTTCTTCAAATCCAGCCCTGGGATGTACCTTGCCTGCAGAgttttggcctgattttgtttGAAATGACGTTAGACTGATTCGTTCTTCAATTACACTTGAAGTATATCATAGCCACAATCAAGGACACCTGatcaagctaatcaaggtcttccgAGTTACTAGAAAATTAGTCGTAGGTGATTTTTATCTTGAGCTAAATTATGCAGGGCAGTGATTATAATAAGTGCAATGATGCTTTAATCTCACATATCACAGAAGTGTTTTTATGTCCCTAAAAGTCATTTTGAAAACATCTTAAATGATGCAATGGGTTTAACTGCATTCTATGGtagaaacaacatttaaaaaaaattgtcttgcTAAGGCTGATTTCACAGTTTATTTAATTCAATGCAACtaacattttcaaacattattaTTTGAGGGTCAGAATTTGtgtaaagaaatgtatataatattataatagtacATAATAAACAGTAAGAATGCATGTTTGGgtcaaatgtaaaacaaaagtCTATACACATACTTTTCTGGTTTTAATGTGACCTTCATTTAATCAGAGAGAAACAAAATCTACTCCTGAGGCATAAAAGTGTTTATAATCGAAGAGACATCCATACAAGATTTCATGCATACATAAGAGGAAAGAAATGCATCGTTGACATTGAAAATGTCTGCATGCCCTGTAGTGCCTATGAGCAGAAGAGAGCGGCCATGGCAGCAACAGCAGGAGGATCTAAGAGCTCTTGTCCAGGGACACCCATGTCTCCTATGCAGCATTACTCCCCAAAACCAACAGTGGGAACTCGGCAGGAGTCAGGGTACATGAATACACCCACCGTCAGCCAATCCCACGCCTGCCTCAGCCACAGTTACCCCATGAACCCCAGGtaacaataatgataaagaaTGTGTAGGTGTGTAAACTTTCAAGTAGAGATGCATGATATATTGGTTCAGTTATCGGTCGAAAAACTACAACCAGCCATTTTAAATACAAGCGAATCCGtatggatatttaattgtgcatgccaTAGCATACAGATAAAGCATACTTGCATTGCAACAGCATTTTTAAGAGCCTATCTCTCTTAATCAAGGTCTCATTTTTCCTCCCAGTTCCAGGTTCCCTTCCGGCTCTGCAGAGATGTGCCCACCATTCGCTTCCCAAGGCCAGGCCCTGCAGCGCATGCATCCTGCCCATGCCACCGGGGGCGGAGGTGGTGGTTATCTTCGGCAACACTCTGACCCCTGCTTGCCTTATCCTCCTCAGCAGAACTTCAAGCAGGAGTACATGGACCCTCTGTACGACCGAGCCGCCCACATGGCTGGGCCACAGCATCAGAGGTTTCCTCCTGCGCATATGATGGTCAAACAGGAACCCACTGACTACACTTACGAACCTGGTACGTGAGTCAAAAGACTAATGACACAAAGTGAATTGATTTGCTTTGAAGTGGTGTCTCATCTCCTCTCTTTTCCTGAAAAATCAAACCACATTAGGCCACTAATGTAAACAGTAAATTGCTCGACAAAACCAGAAAGTATTTTTTCAAAGAGATTCTGTTTGTTCTTGTCAGCTTCCACATCCACTGACACTTTACAAAGGTCTCAGAAGTGTTTTTTGTACTTCTGCCTGCTCCTGCTCCTTCACCCCTCCTTTTTCTGCCTGTGTTCTTTGAGAAGGAGGGAGGCATAGGAATTTCATTGAGAAAATGGAGGGCACTGGAAAGACTAGAATCCCCAGCGGAGCACTCGCGGGTGTAGGGTTGCAGCAGCGGCTTCCTTTTTCTGCAGGCAGATGAACTCATAATGGAAAAATGAGCGTAGCCTCAGTAACCTGAGCCCTTGCGCTGGCTTGGTCGAGCGGGTGggaggaggtggtggtggtggtggggggagggggggggggggggttgtgttgTAGCCGGGGGGCTCAGGCCATATACTCACAACACAGGCGAACTCACCTCCTCCCACTCGGCTTTTGCGACTGACACAGGGTCGAAACACAACACCCTGCTCAGGTCCAACTTATCAGTGTTCTGTGAAAGACTACAAACAACAGTGATCTAACAAACATTGCACATAGATTagtaaaaaacaaagttttacCATTTCACCCGAttcttttaaatggaaaaaaaggaaGCACAACCTTTTCAGGGTTCTTTCGTTTCCTTCTAGTTGGTACAGCAtgtccagtgttgttattgtaaactaagactattaaaatgaataattaacatttccataattgaaataaagcatgtaaacataaatgttatattatGACTTAAATAGActtaaaaattagaaatgttcaactaagttgaagtactaaaatgcctagaacaaagaaaaaaagataactattaaaaatgacaaaagcacttaAATGACcaaaacttaaaaataacaaCTGATGCTACTTAGCTCAGATTCATACGTGCAGAAATGTGGCAACTTCGGATGAGATAGTCTGGAACAAAAGGATGTTTGTGTGAGGATAGAGTGCTCTATCTGCCGTGGAGTACAGCATGTTATCAGTAGATTCATCCCTGCCCAGGCCGGTGGCTGCCGCTCTGCTACAGAACAAAACAGAGAGAAATACAAGCTAACACAACGATAAGAACCCATACCCGACACTTTTGTACAACATGCGGTAGGGCTGCAtgaataaaccaaaataaaactaaTGGCATAGTTTGATTATTAAATCACAAAGCCTGTGgtttaagtaaataaattaataaattaatgttttataaggGATCCTGTGACTGTTTCAGCTGAAAATGGAACTGAAAATATTCCAATCCAGCAGCTCTGTCAACAGTTTCATTAATGAGCTCTATGTATGAGAAAAGTGCTTTAGTCCCTCAGAGCTCTTTCTCCCCTGTGACCTCTTATCACGGCCTCTGCCACTGCATTCTCCAGCCATGAATCATGACTCCACTTCCCAAACTAACCATTTCTCATTTATACACTATAAAAGAAGAGATTTATAGTGCAGTTCTGTGTGACTGTTTAAGATCCACTGCTCTTTACTGCCTAAAAATAAAGCTTGAGACAGGTGATATTATGATAAATGACTTTATGACAAATAGACCTTTTGTCCTTGCAGCACTCAGTGGCAGAGGTTATCAAATCTGCAGATGCACCAGCCTCACACCGTACAGAAATAGTGCCTAAAGAGGACCAACAATGATTAGCTCTTCTCTCAAACCCAGTGAGCTGCCTCACTGCTTACTACCTACATAGGCAGCATATCCTAACCACAACATAACCTCATAAGGAAATAATTATGAATAGGGAGCAACATTATTGTTGCATTAGACTGTGTGTGAAGAATATATGCAATGCTGCCTCCCTGCTAGAAGGGAGCAAAACCGAAATGCTAACATTTAGCTTTTGCTCTGGAGACCTAAAATGCTTCCTATGTAGGAAAATCACTATgggttttggaacaaagcagtgGACTTTTCACCAACGGGAAGCATAAGTAAAGATTATCAGATCATTTGCACGCATCCATCACTGAGGGTCATTAgtttgtgttttctctgcagaTGTGCCTGGTTGCCCCTCCATGTATCATCACAACGAGGGCTACCCCAACCCACAGCACAACAGTGAAGGTAAGGACATGGTTTGTCCATCTAGAACATGCAGCTCTAGTATAGTTCTAGAATGTGCATTTCACACACTCACAGCATGTCAGTATTGCCCAGTACTGTGCGGTCACTGGCtaaccaggccagagggtctgtgTTTCTGTTGGCATGGACATTTGTTTCTCCCTTGCCTAAAGAATTCCAGGGTAAATATTACTACTGGAAAAGACCAGTATTTTTCCTGGAGTGGAAAAAAATAATCCTTCTCTCCGTTTGCTGCATTTGCCGCACCATTTTGGGCATTTTCAGTTGTTAGCTGATCTCTGTAATAAGCCATTAGATACAGAAAATTTGGTTCAATTTGACATAAGTGTACATAACctcataataataatcatcaagaATCCTTGTTTCCATAATAAGAATTCATAGATATCAATGAAAAAAGAGTTACTGTATTCATACATCTCAATTTGAAAAGTCAAACAGGAAAATGCTTGTTATTATTAATGACTACTATTAATACATTAGCACAGTATAACTCAAGTGGATTGTCTTGGTTTCCACTTTCAACTAATAATTCCCTTGTCCTGTCTTACTAGGTtacatgtttgaaaatgattcccGCGTTGTTCCTGAGAAATTTGAAGGTAAGTCTCACTTGTCCGGGTAGGACAGGTATTAATTTCAAATACAAATAGTCCGTTCAAGTGCTACAACATACAAAAATGAGAAACAATATTAATACTGTGGGGCCCAAAAGTCTGAGAATCATTactgaaaatgtgttcattttgtttttaaaaatgtaatacattttattccaTTACAAATTGTTACTAACATAACAATCAGAATGGAAAActgaattgaaaaataaaatgtatataaatctcGAGTAGAAATCTACACAAGTTTGTGTTAAACCTGATTATTACATTCTCGAAtatgattacaaaataaattttcaaCATTTTGAATTTTCAGTGTGGTCTTGAGTCAGGTTTTGAGATATAATTGCTATTTATAGGTGAATTAATGGACAATCTCTTTCCCTGAGCTCAGGTGAGGTGAAGCAGGAAGGGGGCGGTGTGTTTCGTGAGGGTGCCCCCTATCAGCGCCGTGGCTCACTGCAGCTCTGGCAGTTTTTGGTGGCCCTCCTCGACGACCCCGGCAATGCGCACTTCATCGCATGGACCGGCCGTGGCATGGAGTTCAAACTCATCGAGCCAGAGGAGGTAAAAATTGGGCTTTTAAAAAATAGGTTTTCATATCCAGAAAACATTAATAGCAATGGATCATCCAAAGAACTAAGATGTCAGTATGATTATTGGGAGGTTCGGATCAATTCGATGCAGTGTTTATTCAGCCTTCTCAAACTATAGAGAGAATAAACAATGGGTTTCAGAGATTTGCTTGCAATCAGCTCACAGTTCCCCAGGGTCTAAGAACTCATCCACACGATGCCAGTTTTCCATTAGCTGCCATGCATTATTTACCCCACTTAACAGcatagtgaaataaaatggagaaTGGCTCCATTACCAAATATTACAACCTTCCATTTTGCCGGAGTCTAAGCACACCGCAGCGGTTGAGACAAGAGCGTTAACCTCCTATTGTCTGTGGTCAGTAGACAGCTAAATGGCATGACTCGGCAAACTATCATGCAGAGATGCATCCATCAGTTCTGCTCAACTGTATGCATGAATCATTCATTACAGCCAAAGTTTTACTATCACAATTAATGCGTACAGCTCTGTCGAACACCAAACAATCTGTTTCTTAAATGTCAGCAGGCCCACAAGTTTACTGGCCCAATATggaacaacagttttttttttctcaagggcCCTCATGTCGATCTTCGAAGTTTAGAATAAAAAAGTATTTCCTCTAGGTTTGACAACTAGCAGTTTGAGCTGTACGCAGTGTGGTGTTTTGGTCAGCGTTTAGTGTTAATTTGGTTGTATAAAAGGGAACTGCATTATTTTGTGGGGACTCGCCCTTCCTTTTCAAAGTTCAATTGTTGTATAGTCACAAAGGGCCTCTTGTGTTCAAATTAAGTCACTGCAATACAGTCATTTCCTCCTCTTATGGTTTGTATTATGTGCTATTTTGACACTCTAGGTGGCAAGACTCTGGGGGATGCAGAAGAACCGTCCAGCCATGAATTACGACAAACTGAGTCGTTCTTTGCGCTACTATTATGAGAAGGGAATTATGCAAAAGGTATTTCATCACTTATTTTATTGTCTCCTATGCTATTTTTTCTTCACTTTAACACTCACGTTCGGTTGAGATTGACATTACTCTATATTTGTGGTCCCAGACACTCCAAATAGAGACTCCAGAATAATTtgtctaaaattattattaataataataaatagcctAATTCCAAAATgccatttttttgtatatttgctTCTGTCTGGTTTCAGTTTGACACCAGCAAAAACACGTAgaacaaaatacatttcaaatacgATAACACAAAATTGTCCAGGTGTGTACTACTtaagtatgtacagtatgtgtatcaCAAGAAAagtatttgcttttatttataaacttatataaattaattgaaataattcagcatatttattatacaaaattatttatttttaattacgatatatgcatttcatttccatttttaaGTTAACTGCAAACAAATACATTATTCATGGATGACCTCACAAGTCATGATGTATCAACCTAATACAACGTTAAGCATGTTTTTTGAGATGTTAAAAATGAGTTTGGGGACACAAACAGAACATGAGGGTTATAATTTTTGATTCTAAAAATAATCAATATTtaactctctctttttttcaggtGGCTGGTGAGCGTTATGTTTACAAATTTGTGTGTGAGCCGGAGGCTCTGATATCCCTGGCTTTTCCCGACAATCAGCGGCCAAGTCTGAAGGCAGAATTCGAACGCTATGTCAACGAGGAAGACACTGTGCCGCTGTCTCACCTTGATGAGGGGGCGTCTTATCCTCCCGAACCAGCTGCCACAAACATGGGCCCTCAGTCCTACACCAAAGGCTACATGTACTAATGCCACCAACATTTTCCCATGTCCCCCATCCCAGTTTACTCGCCGCTGCACCTATTGCACATGCCCACCCCATCCACTTGTATATAaggctaaggttttttttttttgattaaattaatctCATTAGGGACTCTGCATTCCACTCACTTCTGAGGCCTATCTAATCTAGACACAGTACTGTGGTTCAAAAGATTGCTTAATAAAGACCCAATATTACTACTATACCATGTGAACAGTCTCTTGTTTCTTATGTttgcaacaaaaacaaaatgatccAGAGGGCGAGATAGGATCCAAATTTCCATATCCAACTTCTCCCACTTTacatatccctaaacctaccaGTCTTCTCCCTCTGGATGTGGATGTAACCTCAACCCTGGATCTTGTGTACTGCAGTAAGGTCTTCGGTGCTGACAACTGATGCAGTTTACTAGAGAAACCTATTAATTAATGAATAGCACAGttctaaatatataaacattctttTTGCACAAAATGACCTAAACTCAAAGACAATTGTGTAATGTAAAGCAACCTCCGGTATAAATCTTAAGTTCATAAC from Carassius carassius chromosome 40, fCarCar2.1, whole genome shotgun sequence harbors:
- the LOC132122296 gene encoding ETS translocation variant 4 isoform X2, translating into MATKRKYMDTELPPQESEDLFQDLSQLQETWLTEAQVPDSDEQFVPDFHSENSVAFHSPPVKIKEEPQSPGSDPSQSCSHKQSFSYPNGEQCLYASAYEQKRAAMAATAGGSKSSCPGTPMSPMQHYSPKPTVGTRQESGYMNTPTVSQSHACLSHSYPMNPSSRFPSGSAEMCPPFASQGQALQRMHPAHATGGGGGGYLRQHSDPCLPYPPQQNFKQEYMDPLYDRAAHMAGPQHQRFPPAHMMVKQEPTDYTYEPDVPGCPSMYHHNEGYPNPQHNSEGYMFENDSRVVPEKFEGEVKQEGGGVFREGAPYQRRGSLQLWQFLVALLDDPGNAHFIAWTGRGMEFKLIEPEEVARLWGMQKNRPAMNYDKLSRSLRYYYEKGIMQKVAGERYVYKFVCEPEALISLAFPDNQRPSLKAEFERYVNEEDTVPLSHLDEGASYPPEPAATNMGPQSYTKGYMY
- the LOC132122296 gene encoding ETS translocation variant 4 isoform X1, whose amino-acid sequence is MDYKMDGYLDQQVPYTLANRSQGNGPLNRLLMATKRKYMDTELPPQESEDLFQDLSQLQETWLTEAQVPDSDEQFVPDFHSENSVAFHSPPVKIKEEPQSPGSDPSQSCSHKQSFSYPNGEQCLYASAYEQKRAAMAATAGGSKSSCPGTPMSPMQHYSPKPTVGTRQESGYMNTPTVSQSHACLSHSYPMNPSSRFPSGSAEMCPPFASQGQALQRMHPAHATGGGGGGYLRQHSDPCLPYPPQQNFKQEYMDPLYDRAAHMAGPQHQRFPPAHMMVKQEPTDYTYEPDVPGCPSMYHHNEGYPNPQHNSEGYMFENDSRVVPEKFEGEVKQEGGGVFREGAPYQRRGSLQLWQFLVALLDDPGNAHFIAWTGRGMEFKLIEPEEVARLWGMQKNRPAMNYDKLSRSLRYYYEKGIMQKVAGERYVYKFVCEPEALISLAFPDNQRPSLKAEFERYVNEEDTVPLSHLDEGASYPPEPAATNMGPQSYTKGYMY